In the genome of Populus trichocarpa isolate Nisqually-1 chromosome 6, P.trichocarpa_v4.1, whole genome shotgun sequence, one region contains:
- the LOC7473632 gene encoding putative elongation factor TypA-like SVR3, chloroplastic, producing the protein MEMAINIHSSSSSSFSLINPKPPLLTKQLFGSSFTLSSFPNTSKTTSTSSLRCRRSRFSFHSPIKCSVSTEASTTEKRSQMMRRGDIRNIAIVAHVDHGKTTLVDAMLKQSKVFRDNQFVQERIMDSNDIERERGITILSKNTSITYKDTKINIIDTPGHSDFGGEVERILNMVEGVLLVVDSVEGPMPQTRFVLKKALEFGHAVVVVVNKIDRPSARPDFVINSTFELFIELNATDEQCDFQSIYASGIKGKAGLSPDDLAEDLGPLFEAIMRCIPGPCIDKDGALQMLATNIEYDEHKGRIAIGRLHAGVLQKGMDVRVCTSEDSCRFGKVSELFVYEKFIRVPATKVEAGDICAVCGIEDIQIGETIADKAFGKPLPSIRVEEPTVKMAFSINTSPFVGREGKYVTSRNLRDRLYRELERNLAMKVEDGETADTFVVSGRGTLHITILIENMRREGYEFMVGPPKVINKKVDDKVLEPYEIATVEVPEEHMGAVVELLGRRRGQMFDMQGVGSEGTTLLKYKIPTRGLLGLRNAILTASRGTAILNTIFDSYGPWAGDIITRDQGSLVAFEDGASTSYALASSQDRGQMFIRPGAGVYKGQIVGIHQRTGDLSLNVCKKKAATNVRSNKEQTVVLDTPLDYSLDDCIEYIQEDELVEVTPSSIRMCKNPKLAKKTR; encoded by the exons ATGGAAATGGCAATTAACAtccacagcagcagcagctcctCCTTCTCTCTTATAAACCCTAAACCACCTCTGCTTACCAAACAACTCTTCGGTAGCTCCTTCACCTTATCTTCCTTCCCAAACACCTCCAAAACGACATCAACCTCATCACTCCGCTGCCGCCGTTCTCGTTTTTCATTTCACTCTCCGATAAAATGCTCCGTTTCCACGGAAGCCTCCACCACCG AGAAAAGGAGCCAGATGATGAGAAGAGGAGACATACGGAATATAGCAATAGTAGCTCATGTTGATCATGGTAAAACTACCTTAGTTGATGCCATGTTAAAGCAATCTaag GTGTTTCGCGATAATCAATTTGTACAGGAGAGAATTATGGACTCCAATGATATAGAACGCGAAAGAGGAATTACAATTTTGAGCAAAAATACTTCAATTACTTATAAGGAtacaaaaatcaatataattgaTACTCCAGGTCACTCTGATTTTGGTGGTGAAGTTGAAAGGATTCTTAATATGGTCGAAGGAGTTCTACTCGTG GTGGATTCTGTTGAGGGGCCGATGCCGCAGACGAGGTTTGTTTTGAAGAAGGCTTTGGAGTTTGGTcatgctgttgttgttgttgttaataagATTGATAGACCGTCTGCACGTCCGGATTTTGTTATCAATTCGACTTTTGAATTGTTTATTGAACTCAATGCGACGGATGAACAG TGTGATTTCCAATCAATATATGCGAGTGGTATAAAAGGGAAGGCAGGATTGTCTCCTGATGATTTGGCTGAAGATCTTGGCCCACTTTTTGAGGCTATAATGAGATGCATACCTGGACCATGTATTGACAAAGACGGTGCACTGCAAATGCTT GCCACAAATATCGAGTATGATGAACATAAAGGACGAATAGCTATTGGACGGTTGCATGCTGGGGTTCTGCAGAAAGGAATGGATGTGAGG GTATGCACATCAGAAGATTCGTGTAGATTTGGAAAAGTTAGTGAGCTTTTTGTTTATGAGAAGTTCATTAGGGTTCCAGCCACAAAAGTGGAAGCTGGTGACATTTGTGCTGTCTGTGGAATTGAGGACATTCAA ATTGGGGAGACAATCGCTGATAAAGCATTCGGGAAGCCATTACCATCTATCAGAGTGGAAGAACCAACTGTGAAAATGGCCTTTTCCATAAATACATCACCTTTTGTTGGCCGAGAG gGAAAATATGTTACCAGCAGGAATTTACGAGATCGACTCTACCGTGAGCTTGAACGAAATTTAGCTATGAAAGTTGAAGATGGTGAAACTGCTGATACATTTGTTGTCAGTGGGCGTGGTACTTTACATATCACCATATTAATAGAGAACAT GCGACGAGAAGGATACGAATTCATGGTGGGACCTCCAAAGGTCATCAACAAAAAGGTCGATGACAAAGTGCTAGAACCATATGAG ATTGCCACTGTGGAGGTTCCAGAAGAGCACATGGGGGCTGTGGTTGAACTTCTTGGTAGAAGGCGTGGACAGATGTTTGATATGCAAGGGGTTGG GTCGGAGGGAACAACCCTGCTTAAATATAAGATTCCCACCCGTGGCCTTCTTGGATTGCGTAATGCAATTTTGACAGCTTCTCGTGGCACTGCCATTCTCAACACAATATTTGATAGCTATGGACCTTGGGCTGGTGATATAATTACACGAGATCAGGGTTCATTG GTTGCCTTTGAGGATGGAGCATCTACTTCTTATGCCCTTGCCAGTTCACAAGATAGAGGGCAAATGTTCATTAGACCTGGAGCAGGAGTTTATAAAGGTCAAATAGTTGGCATCCATCAACGAACAGGGGACCTGTCGCTTAATGTGTGCAAGAAAAAGGCTGCTACTAACGTACGTTCAAATAAAGAACAAACAG TGGTTCTTGATACCCCTTTGGATTATAGTCTGGATGACTGTATTGAGTATATCCAAGAAGATGAACTAGTGGAGGTTACTCCCTCAAGCATTCGAATGTGCAAAAATCCAAAGCTTGCAAAAAAGACAAGGTGA